From a region of the Panicum virgatum strain AP13 chromosome 2K, P.virgatum_v5, whole genome shotgun sequence genome:
- the LOC120695181 gene encoding uncharacterized protein LOC120695181, with protein sequence MDSFELNVRRETSRFGQNGKKYYLGGFDFKIVGYIYWTFEQLCKAFCDEYAWGSDDDVEIQYYDKVENKFVQVSSDAELTLMFVKNMEDRSIILQNEVVIRTRAQCNPNHPVTANTSVQSQASCNKSQPSSTTSEHVRSQASGSTVQDVIVEESLPDQFVSCDNDERLYADLVDRTNIEGCDELIAQFQETNDEEKEENNEMGLGELVGDEDLPVIHYDKDNPSLDEGSTFPSMDDCRIALATYCIRGEFDFVIDKSEPGRLTVHCAYNRCRWRMHASPMRNSTIIQVKVNPFLHTCPSAERKASVKVAKSRWCADVMLNWVRENPCIGTAALVRKIYGTYGIQVPYMRVFYGKKMALDRINGPWKDSFKLVYTFKAEVEKACPASVVEIDRHTVQYKVKGKTMEKECFRRVFVCFKACWKGFLDGCRPYLAVDATTLNGRFRGQLVAATAIDAHNWLFPVAYGVLEAESTESWKWFLQNLRHMIGFPNGLVIHTDACKGLEIAVDQVFPGVEHRECMRHLVANFGKLFKGKLYDDNLWPSSLTYSSKKHMYHLRQMFTKQEVKDFLEKDHPKIWARSKFNEICKVDYVNNILAESFNAWIRKVKGLNLVDMLDKIRQMLMSKFSLRQKIAAEKFVDHKIIPAVMKPLHAKTRSLKMTLNKRKPYEAEVTAIDKENREWRYPVDLEKRTCSCRQWQITGLPCIHALFFITSLRGPAAEIYQHVHEYYSVAKFNATYAEKVPSMEGKQQWEVVNPGFVLHAPLQGRAPGRPKKTRIRSSAEGRSGLGPRKRRCKRCGGSGHIARTWKNAVDASFGEDDHWGAENAQEPPAEREAEPPAEHEAEPQTVPSSVTCVAREKKNKKVREVGSTFIDIQEQSRKNKRKKGREVASFLQT encoded by the exons ATGGATTCGTTTGAGCTGAATGTCAGAAGGGAAACAAGCAGATTTGGACAGAATGGTAAAAAGTATTATCTTGGTGGCTTTGATTTTAAAATTGTTGGATATATCTATTGGACATTTGAGCAattatgcaaggctttttgtgATGAGTATGCTTGGGGTAGTGATGATGACGTAGAAATCCAATACTATGACAAGGTTGAGAATAAGTTTGTCCAAGTTAGTTCCGATGCAGAGTTAACTCTTATGTTTGTGAAGAATATGGAGGATAGGTCAATAATTTTGCAGAATGAAGTTGTTATCAGAACAAGAGCACAATGTAATCCTAACCATCCTGTCACTGCCAATACATCAGTGCAATCCCAAGCTTCTTGCAATAAAAGTCAGCCTAGCAGTACTACAAGTGAGCATGTGAGGTCTCAAGCTTCTGGTAGTACTGTGCAGGATGTTATAGTAGAAGAAAGCTTACCTGATCAGTTTGTTTCTTGTGACAATGATGAGAGGCTTTATGCAGATCTAGTTGATAGGACCAACATAGAAGGTTGTGATGAATTAATTGCTCAATTTCAAGAAACTAATGATGAAGAGAAGGAGGAGAACAATGAAATGGGTTTGGGTGAGCTTGTAGGTGATGAAGACCTACCAGTGATTCATTATGACAAAGATAATCCATCTCTAGATGAAGGCAGCACATTCCCATCAATGGATGATTGTAGGATTGCACTTGCTACTTATTGTATTCGGGGTGAATTTGATTTTGTGATTGACAAGAGTGAGCCAGGTAGATTGACAGTGCACTGTGCATACAATAGGTGTAGATGGAGGATGCATGCCTCCCCTATGAGGAATAGCACAATTATTCAGGTTAAAGTGAACCCGTTTCTTCATACATGTCCAAGTGCTGAGAGAAAAGCCTCAGTTAAGGTAGCTAAGAGCAGATGGTGCGCCGATGTAATGCTGAATTGGGTTAGGGAGAACCCTTGCATTGGTACAGCTGCATTGGTAAGGAAAATCTATGGGACATATGGTATTCAGGTGCCTTACATGAGGGTGTTCTATGGTAAGAAAATGGCTCTTGACCGAATTAATGGTCCGTGGAAGGATAGTTTCAAGTTGGTGTACACATTCAAAGCAGAGGTAGAGAAGGCATGTCCAGCAAGTGTTGTAGAAATAGATAGGCACACGGTGCAATACAAGGTGAAAGGAAAGACTATGGAAAAGGAGTGCTTTAGGAGGGTGTTTGTTTGCTTCAAGGCATGCTGGAAGGGATTTCTTGACGGTTGTAGGCCGTACTTGGCAGTGGACGCAACCACTTTGAATGGGAGGTTTAGAGGTCAGTTAGTCGCTGCTACTGCTATTGATGCACATAACTGGCTATTTCCGGTAGCTTATGGAGTGTTGGAGGCAGAATCAACTGAGAGTTGGAAATGGTTTCTCCAGAACTTGCGGCATATGATAGGGTTTCCAAATGGGTTGGTCATACACACAGATGCTTGCAAAGGCCTGGAAATTGCAGTTGATCAGGTGTTCCCTGGAGTGGAGCATAGAGAATGTATGCGGCACCTTGTTGCTAATTTTGGGAAACTGTTTAAAGGAAAACTGTATGATGACAACCTATGGCCATCATCTTTGACATATAGCTCAAAGAAGCATATGTACCACCTAAGGCAAATGTTCACAAAGCAAGAAGTGAAGGACTTCCTAGAGAAGGATCACCCCAAGATTTGGGCTAGAAGCAAATTCAATGAAATCTGCAAGGTTGACTATGTCAACAATATCCTTGCAGAGTCGTTCAATGCATGGATAAGGAAAGTCAAGGGGTTAAATTTGGTGGATATGTTGGATAAGATCAGGCAAATGCTGATGTCCAAGTTTTCCTTGCGTCAAAAAATTGCAGCTGAAAAATTTGTTGATCACAAAATCATTCCAGCTGTGATGAAGCCCTTGCATGCTAAAACCAGATCTTTGAAAATGACACTGAATAAGCGAAAGCCTTATGAGGCTGAGGTGACAGCAATTGACAAGGAGAACAGAGAATGGAGGTATCCCGTGGACTTAGAAAAGAGGACATGTAGTTGCAGGCAATGGCAGATTACTGGGCTACCCTGCATCCATGCCTTATTTTTCATTACTTCTCTTCGTGGTCCAGCTGCAGAAATTTATCAGCACGTGCATGAGTATTACTCAGTTGCCAAGTTTAATGCCACATATGCTGAAAAAGTGCCTTCCATGGAGGGAAAACAACAATGGGAGGTCGTCAATCCAGGTTTCGTTCTACACGCTCCACTTCAGGGAAGAGCACCAGGAAGGCCAAAGAAGACTAGAATAAGGTCAAGTGCTGAGGGGAGGAGTGGACTTGGTCCAAGGAAGCGTAGATGCAAGAGATGTGGAGGTTCAGGACATATTGCAAGAACTTGGAAAAATGCTGTTGATGCATCCTTTGGAGAAGATGATCATTGGGGGGCAGAAAATGCACAAGAGCCCCCAGCTGAACGTGAAGCGGAGCCCCCAGCTGAACATGAAGCGGAGCCCCAAACTGTGCCCTCTAGTGTTACATGTGTGGCTAG ggagaagaaaaataagaaagTAAGAGAGGTGGGAAGCACCTTCATTGATATACAGGAGCAGTCTAG GAAGAATAAAAGGAAGAAAGGCAGGGAGGTGGCAAGCTTCTTGCAGACTTGA